In Thiovibrio frasassiensis, one DNA window encodes the following:
- the rfbG gene encoding CDP-glucose 4,6-dehydratase gives MENLVMMNPSYWQGRSVLVTGHTGFKGGWLTLWLHRLGAKIHGYSLDPPTTPSLFEVANIAPLLDSHTLADLANLAQLQATFRETQPEVVFHLAAQPLVREGYRDPLGTLASNVMGTAHVLEVARMTASVHAIVIITTDKVYENREWEHPYREIDPLGGHDPYSASKAAAEIVTASYRASYFGQGTDHSAQLATVRAGNVIGGGDWAADRLVPDCLRAFAEDDTVRLRFPRAMRPWQHVLEPLAGYLLLAEQLLSTDGKRFAKAWNFGPDTRSDVTVGEVAEATARYWGKDASVEYMPLSDHPHEARLLRLDSTQARCELGWQPRWSLQHALEQTVAWHRTWLQGADMAAYSLEQIRAYEEHGQP, from the coding sequence GTGGAAAATCTGGTAATGATGAATCCATCCTACTGGCAAGGTCGCTCGGTTTTGGTCACCGGCCACACCGGTTTTAAGGGAGGGTGGCTCACCCTCTGGCTTCATCGGCTTGGCGCAAAGATACATGGTTATTCGCTTGATCCGCCGACCACCCCAAGTCTGTTTGAGGTCGCGAATATCGCGCCCCTGCTGGATTCACATACTTTGGCTGACCTGGCAAATCTTGCGCAGCTGCAAGCAACATTTCGTGAGACCCAGCCCGAAGTAGTGTTTCATTTGGCGGCTCAACCTTTGGTGCGGGAGGGATATCGCGACCCACTGGGAACCTTGGCCAGCAATGTAATGGGCACGGCACATGTGCTTGAGGTGGCTCGTATGACCGCTTCGGTACACGCGATCGTAATCATCACCACCGACAAGGTCTATGAAAACAGAGAATGGGAACATCCATATCGAGAAATCGATCCGCTGGGGGGACATGACCCTTATAGTGCCAGCAAGGCGGCAGCGGAGATCGTGACCGCCAGTTATCGTGCGAGTTACTTCGGCCAAGGAACAGATCATTCGGCCCAGCTTGCAACAGTTCGAGCCGGCAATGTGATCGGGGGCGGTGATTGGGCTGCCGACCGGTTGGTGCCAGACTGCTTGCGTGCCTTTGCTGAGGATGATACGGTACGACTACGTTTTCCCAGGGCCATGCGGCCGTGGCAGCACGTACTGGAGCCGCTTGCCGGTTATCTGCTGCTGGCGGAACAACTCCTCAGCACCGATGGCAAACGATTTGCCAAGGCCTGGAACTTTGGCCCCGATACACGCAGCGACGTCACTGTGGGCGAGGTCGCCGAGGCCACAGCACGTTATTGGGGGAAAGACGCGAGTGTTGAATATATGCCCTTGTCCGACCATCCTCACGAGGCTAGACTACTTCGACTCGACAGCACTCAGGCGCGATGTGAACTTGGCTGGCAACCCCGCTGGTCGCTGCAACACGCCCTTGAGCAGACAGTTGCCTGGCACCGAACCTGGCTGCAGGGAGCGGATATGGCCGCCTACAGCCTTGAGCAGATCCGCGCTTACGAGGAGCACGGTCAACCATGA